A DNA window from Desulfovibrionales bacterium contains the following coding sequences:
- a CDS encoding molybdenum cofactor guanylyltransferase — MTIKMTAIILAGGKSERMKENKALLALEGRPIIGHICEVLKDIFDEVIVVTNHPCAYSFLGVKVITDLIKGKGPLGGLYTGLFYAASSHAFVVACDMPFLKKEVIDYILKQAKPGRDVIVPFVSGVYEPLHAVYARRCLDYIHEDLSANKLKITGFYNRVRIKTITGAELSEIDPEMRSCVNINTPEDWVKAQL, encoded by the coding sequence ATGACTATAAAAATGACTGCTATAATACTGGCCGGCGGGAAAAGTGAGCGGATGAAAGAAAATAAGGCCCTGCTGGCGCTGGAAGGCAGGCCCATTATAGGTCACATCTGTGAGGTTTTGAAAGATATATTCGATGAGGTAATCGTGGTGACCAACCACCCCTGCGCCTATTCCTTTCTAGGCGTTAAGGTAATAACCGACCTCATAAAAGGAAAAGGCCCTTTGGGCGGACTTTACACCGGTCTTTTTTATGCCGCCTCGTCCCATGCCTTTGTTGTGGCCTGTGACATGCCCTTTTTGAAGAAAGAGGTTATTGATTACATCCTGAAGCAGGCAAAGCCAGGCCGGGATGTTATTGTGCCGTTTGTCTCCGGTGTGTATGAGCCGCTCCATGCCGTATATGCCCGAAGATGTCTTGATTATATTCATGAAGACCTTAGCGCCAACAAGCTTAAGATTACCGGTTTTTATAACCGGGTTAGAATAAAAACCATAACCGGGGCGGAGTTATCTGAAATCGATCCGGAGATGCGTTCCTGCGTTAATATTAATACACCTGAAGATTGGGTAAAAGCACAGTTATAG
- the era gene encoding GTPase Era, with the protein MSHEVKNFKSGYVAIIGAPNVGKSTLLNRFLGQKTAIVSPRPQTTRNRILGILTQPEYQIIFLDTPGIHKAKNVLGEFMVKAAVDTLREVDVVLLTVDAGLHPFGNDTALVIEKLHNIPTPVILAINKIDLIKKETLLPLIARYKDIYDFKAIVPVSALTGEGMDLLLTDMLTLIPAGVPYYPSDMITDQPERFIAVEIIREKIFLLTGQEIPYATAVIIDEFKENTEKQIISISATIYVEKDSQKGIVIGKGGSLLKKIGEAARKEIEVMVGAKVFLRLWVKVRKGWAKSPEIMKQLGY; encoded by the coding sequence GTGTCACACGAGGTTAAAAATTTCAAGTCCGGATATGTGGCCATTATCGGCGCCCCCAATGTAGGTAAATCCACGCTCCTTAACCGGTTTTTAGGGCAAAAGACGGCCATAGTCTCTCCCCGCCCCCAGACGACACGAAACAGGATATTAGGAATCCTGACCCAACCGGAATATCAGATTATCTTCCTGGATACGCCGGGTATCCACAAGGCCAAAAATGTCCTGGGCGAATTCATGGTGAAGGCTGCCGTAGATACCTTGCGCGAGGTTGACGTCGTCCTCCTGACCGTAGATGCCGGTCTCCATCCATTTGGTAATGATACGGCGCTGGTTATCGAAAAGCTGCACAATATCCCTACCCCCGTCATCCTGGCTATCAACAAGATAGACCTGATAAAAAAGGAAACCCTTTTGCCGTTAATTGCGCGGTACAAAGATATTTATGACTTCAAGGCCATTGTCCCCGTATCCGCTCTGACCGGAGAGGGCATGGATCTCCTGCTGACGGATATGCTTACACTCATACCAGCCGGTGTTCCTTATTATCCATCGGACATGATTACCGATCAGCCGGAACGTTTTATTGCCGTTGAGATTATCCGCGAAAAAATATTTCTCTTGACCGGCCAGGAAATTCCCTATGCCACGGCAGTAATTATTGATGAATTCAAGGAAAATACCGAAAAACAGATCATATCCATCTCCGCTACAATCTATGTGGAGAAGGATTCACAGAAAGGCATCGTAATCGGTAAGGGCGGCAGCCTGCTTAAGAAAATTGGCGAGGCCGCCCGCAAGGAGATAGAGGTCATGGTCGGCGCAAAGGTTTTCCTCAGGCTGTGGGTCAAAGTACGCAAGGGCTGGGCAAAGAGTCCGGAGATTATGAAACAGCTGGGGTACTAA
- a CDS encoding radical SAM protein codes for MNPYIIPIFISHQGCPQKCIFCNQPNITGQDISPITAKWVASIIEEGLNRKRKAQRTETQVAFYGGTFTGLDTALQEETLSVVLPFWEEKKVHSVRLSTRPDYINTEEITLLRKYPVKTVELGIQSMNDAVLAGARRGHTSRDNLRAVRMLKEAGFQVGAQIMIGLPGEDRREILSALEPLFAHKPDFMRIYPALVLRGTVLAGLYQKGEYHPLTIEEAVEICRAIFILGRERGIAVIRMGLQADAGLEKNLIAGPYHPAFGQIVRAEVFKNDLMKKLEPFRGSDEVGIWIAPSDVSLLTGFKKRVLADLQKKSAIRSLKVWTDQSLGRGDFRVTRG; via the coding sequence ATGAATCCGTATATCATACCCATCTTCATCTCTCACCAGGGATGCCCCCAGAAATGCATTTTTTGTAACCAGCCCAATATAACCGGCCAGGATATCTCACCCATAACGGCAAAATGGGTGGCATCTATTATTGAAGAAGGGCTGAACAGAAAAAGAAAAGCGCAAAGGACAGAGACCCAGGTAGCCTTTTACGGGGGGACATTCACCGGCCTGGATACCGCCCTTCAAGAAGAAACCCTCTCTGTGGTGCTGCCTTTCTGGGAAGAAAAAAAAGTCCATTCTGTCCGCCTTTCCACAAGACCTGATTATATCAATACAGAAGAGATCACACTGCTCAGGAAATACCCGGTAAAGACCGTGGAACTGGGCATCCAATCCATGAATGACGCCGTCCTGGCCGGGGCACGCCGCGGACACACCTCCCGGGACAATCTGCGGGCCGTCCGAATGCTTAAGGAGGCTGGATTCCAGGTGGGGGCACAGATTATGATCGGCCTGCCCGGCGAAGACCGCAGGGAAATCCTCAGCGCCCTCGAACCACTCTTCGCTCATAAGCCGGACTTCATGCGTATCTATCCTGCGCTGGTCTTAAGGGGGACGGTCTTAGCCGGCCTTTACCAAAAAGGAGAATACCATCCGCTTACGATCGAGGAAGCTGTAGAGATATGCCGGGCTATATTCATCCTCGGCCGGGAAAGAGGCATTGCCGTCATCCGCATGGGTCTCCAGGCAGATGCCGGTCTGGAGAAGAATCTTATCGCCGGCCCTTATCATCCGGCATTCGGTCAGATAGTCAGGGCTGAGGTCTTTAAAAATGACTTGATGAAAAAATTAGAGCCTTTTCGCGGTTCGGATGAAGTCGGGATATGGATCGCGCCGTCTGACGTTTCCTTGTTGACCGGCTTTAAAAAACGCGTCCTTGCTGACCTGCAAAAAAAAAGCGCCATACGGTCATTGAAGGTATGGACCGATCAGAGTCTTGGCCGGGGGGATTTCCGTGTCACACGAGGTTAA
- the rnc gene encoding ribonuclease III encodes MESMREKNLHSLEKKISYIFKDKTLLNQSLVHRSYSYEQTSKPANNECLEFLGDAVLGLAVGHLLFVKYPDYEEGTLSQLKANMVSENSLSQLARKLNLGRFLLLGKGEELSGGRAKNSILADTYEALLAAIYLDGGLEPVHNLVKKHFLPFLPASISRKSLLDFKSRLQEYTQEEFKAVPEYVILKESGPEHQKRFAIGVKLNGGILARGMGKNKKAAEQKAAQNALKKLAAVKIKDLAKSQ; translated from the coding sequence ATGGAATCAATGCGGGAAAAAAATTTACACAGTCTCGAAAAGAAAATTTCCTATATTTTTAAAGATAAAACGCTCCTGAATCAGTCCCTTGTACATCGCTCATACAGCTATGAACAGACATCAAAGCCGGCAAACAACGAATGTCTTGAATTTCTGGGGGACGCCGTACTGGGGTTGGCCGTCGGTCATCTCCTTTTTGTTAAATATCCGGATTACGAAGAAGGCACCCTGTCCCAGTTAAAGGCCAACATGGTCAGTGAAAACAGCCTCTCCCAATTGGCCAGAAAATTAAACCTGGGGAGGTTTCTGCTATTGGGCAAAGGTGAAGAATTATCCGGAGGTCGCGCTAAAAATTCTATATTGGCCGATACCTATGAGGCGCTCCTGGCTGCTATTTATCTTGACGGCGGACTGGAACCGGTACACAATCTTGTAAAAAAGCATTTTCTGCCGTTTCTCCCCGCGTCAATCAGCAGAAAATCTCTACTGGATTTTAAGAGCCGGCTGCAGGAATATACACAGGAGGAATTCAAGGCGGTACCGGAATATGTCATATTAAAAGAATCAGGGCCCGAACATCAGAAAAGATTTGCCATAGGCGTTAAACTTAACGGGGGAATATTGGCCCGTGGGATGGGCAAAAATAAGAAAGCAGCCGAACAAAAGGCCGCCCAGAACGCCCTGAAAAAACTCGCAGCCGTCAAAATTAAAGATCTCGCAAAAAGTCAATGA
- a CDS encoding HU family DNA-binding protein: protein MTKAELVAKVAEEVGIKKVEAEKAINTLLGAVKEVLKKEGRMALTGFGTFSVSKRKARTGRNPQTGQPIKIKASKVVKFRPGKDLKGHIK, encoded by the coding sequence ATGACCAAAGCGGAATTAGTTGCAAAAGTAGCCGAAGAAGTGGGGATAAAAAAGGTAGAAGCAGAAAAGGCCATTAATACTCTTCTTGGCGCCGTCAAAGAAGTCCTCAAAAAAGAAGGCAGAATGGCGCTTACCGGTTTCGGCACCTTTAGTGTCTCCAAACGTAAGGCCAGGACAGGGCGCAATCCTCAAACCGGTCAGCCGATCAAGATTAAGGCGTCCAAGGTGGTCAAGTTCAGGCCTGGGAAAGACCTGAAAGGCCATATAAAGTAA
- a CDS encoding D-sedoheptulose 7-phosphate isomerase, which produces MDHIIRRSLQDSLRIKEKFILDHADRIKELAVWIAEAFGRGGKLLIFGNGGSAADAQHIAAEFVNRFMIERPPLPALALTTDTSILTSISNDYDYSEVFAKQVRALGRKGDIALGISTSGNSPNVVKGLEVSGEMGIKTVALAGKDGGRIAGMSDLAFVVSSDRVPRVQEAHGLFGHILCELVDYILFQR; this is translated from the coding sequence GTGGATCATATTATCCGGCGGAGTTTACAGGATTCCCTGAGAATAAAGGAAAAATTTATCCTGGACCATGCCGATCGAATTAAAGAATTGGCCGTGTGGATTGCAGAGGCATTCGGCCGCGGCGGGAAACTGCTTATCTTCGGCAATGGCGGCAGTGCGGCTGATGCCCAGCATATAGCCGCAGAGTTTGTCAACCGCTTTATGATCGAAAGACCGCCCCTGCCCGCCTTAGCCTTAACCACCGATACATCGATTTTGACCAGTATCAGTAATGATTATGACTATAGCGAGGTATTTGCCAAGCAGGTAAGGGCGCTTGGTCGCAAAGGAGATATTGCCCTGGGTATCAGCACCAGCGGTAATTCGCCCAACGTAGTCAAGGGACTGGAAGTGTCCGGAGAGATGGGGATTAAAACCGTGGCCCTGGCCGGGAAGGATGGCGGCAGGATAGCCGGGATGTCTGACCTGGCATTTGTCGTCTCTTCTGACCGGGTGCCGCGCGTGCAGGAGGCGCATGGTCTGTTCGGACACATTCTCTGTGAGCTGGTGGATTATATACTTTTCCAACGTTGA
- the hemC gene encoding hydroxymethylbilane synthase, with translation MKNIRIGTRGSALAMTQSTWVKDEIEATLPDSRVSLVKITTQGDKILDVPLAKVGGKGLFVKEIEEALLRGEIDLAVHSMKDVPTDLPAELHIGITTKREDPRDVLITQGGEKLDGLPLKARIGTSSLRRSAQLLAHRGDFEIVSLRGNLDTRIRKLKTESLHAVIVAAAGINRMGIKDVITEYLPVEIMLPAIGQGALGIELRREDKDLLEAIFFLNHTETAITVRAERSYLKRLEGGCQVPIGAFGEIRDGRLILRGIVADPSGVRFFKKEMTGSLSDPEGLGMALAEDMLDMGARKVLEEVYKRTLD, from the coding sequence CTGAAAAACATACGCATCGGGACGCGGGGCAGCGCCCTGGCCATGACCCAATCTACATGGGTTAAGGATGAGATTGAGGCTACATTACCGGATTCCCGGGTCTCCCTGGTCAAGATAACCACCCAGGGCGATAAGATCCTGGACGTTCCTCTGGCCAAGGTCGGTGGGAAGGGTCTTTTTGTCAAGGAGATTGAAGAAGCCCTCTTGCGGGGCGAGATCGATCTGGCTGTGCATAGTATGAAGGATGTCCCTACTGATTTGCCGGCTGAACTTCATATCGGCATCACAACAAAAAGGGAAGATCCCCGTGACGTGCTTATTACTCAAGGGGGAGAAAAACTCGACGGCCTTCCTCTAAAAGCCCGGATCGGTACGAGCAGCCTGCGACGCAGCGCCCAACTCCTGGCCCATCGGGGAGATTTTGAGATCGTTTCACTCCGGGGAAACCTGGATACGCGTATACGGAAACTAAAGACAGAGTCCCTGCACGCGGTAATTGTGGCCGCGGCCGGTATCAATCGTATGGGCATTAAAGACGTGATTACTGAATATCTGCCGGTTGAGATTATGCTGCCGGCTATTGGGCAGGGGGCGCTCGGTATTGAACTTCGCCGTGAAGATAAAGACCTCTTGGAGGCCATTTTTTTCTTGAATCATACCGAAACGGCAATAACTGTGCGGGCTGAACGATCGTATCTAAAAAGGCTTGAGGGGGGCTGTCAGGTGCCGATCGGGGCCTTTGGAGAGATACGGGATGGGCGGCTTATCCTGCGTGGTATCGTGGCCGACCCTTCAGGCGTGCGCTTTTTTAAAAAGGAAATGACCGGCTCGCTAAGTGATCCGGAAGGGCTGGGAATGGCCCTGGCTGAGGATATGTTGGATATGGGCGCACGGAAGGTGCTGGAAGAGGTATATAAACGAACTCTGGATTAA
- the cobA gene encoding uroporphyrinogen-III C-methyltransferase, translated as MSCTQMKKSGKVFLVGAGPGDPGLITVKAREVLGEAEVVIYDYLASKRHLDYVPEEAERIYVGKKGGCHTMAQGDINQLIVERAGEGKRVVRLKGGDPFIFGRGGEEAEELVAAGVPFEVIPGVTSGIAAAAYAGIPLTHRRYTTNVAFITGHEDPAKEESGIAWDKIATGIGTLVFFMGVKNLPHIVENLVANGRSPETPCAVIRWGTTLRQETVVGRLLDIVQLVKEKGLKPPAITVVGEVVGLRECLSWFENKPLFGKRIVVTRTREQASDLVKKLEELGAACEEFPTIRIVPPDSWEPLDKAIKDIKEFDWVIFTSVNGVKNFLLRLRATGCDLRSLSACKVAAIGPKTAEMLEDLYLKLDYVPSEYRAEGIIEGLKALGIAGKKALIPRAEVAREILPEKLAEAGAKVNVVPAYKTVKPEAEEAEALVKLLKAGEIDMVTFTSSSTVSNFVEMLGSDRIVSLLEGVDIACIGPITAETAQKFGIQTHAMPQEYTIDSMVRSIEAFYRDKHR; from the coding sequence ATGTCCTGTACTCAAATGAAGAAGAGCGGAAAGGTGTTTCTGGTAGGGGCCGGGCCGGGCGATCCGGGCCTGATTACGGTCAAGGCCAGAGAGGTCCTGGGTGAGGCCGAGGTGGTCATATATGACTACCTGGCCAGCAAGCGCCATCTTGACTATGTCCCGGAAGAGGCGGAGCGCATCTATGTGGGAAAAAAGGGCGGCTGCCATACTATGGCGCAGGGAGACATTAACCAACTTATTGTGGAGCGCGCCGGAGAAGGGAAACGGGTGGTGCGTCTTAAGGGCGGAGATCCCTTTATCTTTGGTCGGGGTGGAGAAGAGGCCGAGGAGTTGGTTGCCGCCGGGGTGCCGTTTGAGGTGATCCCGGGCGTGACTTCGGGCATTGCTGCGGCTGCCTATGCGGGCATACCGCTCACCCACCGCCGCTATACCACAAACGTGGCCTTCATTACCGGGCATGAGGACCCGGCCAAAGAGGAAAGCGGTATCGCCTGGGATAAGATTGCTACCGGCATAGGGACACTCGTTTTTTTTATGGGGGTCAAAAACCTTCCCCATATTGTAGAAAATCTCGTTGCGAATGGGAGGTCTCCTGAGACGCCTTGCGCGGTCATCCGCTGGGGTACGACACTCAGACAGGAGACGGTCGTGGGACGCCTTTTGGATATCGTGCAGTTGGTTAAGGAAAAGGGCCTGAAACCCCCGGCCATAACCGTAGTGGGCGAGGTGGTAGGCCTGCGCGAATGTCTCTCCTGGTTTGAAAACAAGCCTCTTTTTGGAAAACGTATCGTGGTTACCCGCACGCGTGAACAGGCGAGCGATCTGGTAAAAAAACTCGAAGAGTTGGGCGCGGCCTGCGAGGAATTTCCCACCATTCGCATTGTCCCTCCCGATAGCTGGGAGCCGCTGGATAAGGCCATAAAGGACATTAAAGAATTTGACTGGGTCATCTTTACGAGTGTTAACGGCGTCAAGAATTTTTTGCTGAGGTTAAGGGCTACCGGCTGTGACCTTCGTTCCCTGAGCGCGTGCAAGGTGGCTGCTATCGGCCCCAAGACAGCCGAGATGCTGGAAGACCTCTACCTTAAACTGGATTATGTCCCTTCCGAATACCGGGCTGAGGGTATTATTGAAGGTCTGAAGGCCCTGGGTATAGCCGGTAAAAAAGCGCTTATCCCCCGGGCGGAGGTGGCGAGAGAGATATTGCCGGAGAAATTAGCGGAAGCCGGCGCCAAGGTTAACGTAGTGCCGGCCTACAAGACGGTCAAGCCGGAGGCGGAAGAGGCCGAGGCCTTGGTCAAGCTCCTGAAAGCTGGAGAAATCGACATGGTGACCTTTACCAGTTCATCTACGGTCAGCAATTTTGTGGAGATGCTGGGAAGCGACCGGATTGTCTCCCTCTTGGAAGGAGTTGACATCGCCTGCATCGGGCCGATCACCGCGGAGACCGCGCAAAAATTTGGCATTCAGACCCATGCCATGCCTCAGGAATACACCATCGACAGCATGGTGCGGAGTATCGAGGCATTTTATCGCGACAAGCATCGATAA
- a CDS encoding PilZ domain-containing protein, with protein sequence MYSGKEKRQHERIPTFLPITYSDGKKFFKEYAHDVSLGGLLIKSIDPCDIGMPLDMAIDAHVPIKAKGKVAWVKKDDYLYRIGVQLKEMDAYTATDWTNFLNRVSKSTAH encoded by the coding sequence ATGTATTCGGGAAAAGAAAAAAGACAACACGAACGCATCCCAACCTTTCTTCCTATTACCTACTCTGACGGCAAAAAGTTTTTCAAGGAATATGCCCATGACGTCAGCCTGGGCGGTCTGCTGATTAAAAGCATTGACCCCTGTGATATAGGCATGCCCCTGGATATGGCCATCGATGCGCACGTACCGATAAAGGCAAAGGGTAAAGTGGCCTGGGTCAAGAAAGATGATTACCTGTACAGGATAGGCGTTCAGTTGAAAGAGATGGATGCATACACGGCCACCGATTGGACTAATTTCCTGAACCGCGTATCAAAATCGACGGCTCATTAG
- a CDS encoding J domain-containing protein: MKNPFAILGITPQIVARMDDEALYNLVRACYRALQQAHHPDKLRRQTESARRKSTERAAEINLAYEKLNWAKDPNLFLLHKERYLKAPRREEKKLRDMQTVLETVIDKQREMADSFWQYLGYSEEQAARSSASMTRPSASSTRSDACSCLKMPASITLGIIDVAMRQNVRSEGWATGLGYKEIRFDENSQMYYRLSRQRKFTAVNFIKLIGTIAKDKIDIDALLEKRPLKGVLYIQTQTPVKRSKSSKYLEVLNTIPISEFKWHCLPFLRPDIVEGRYLFSIHRKPAAMDKVFLEGIVSRISKT, encoded by the coding sequence ATGAAAAACCCTTTCGCAATACTCGGCATAACACCACAGATTGTGGCCCGTATGGATGATGAGGCCCTCTATAACCTGGTTAGGGCCTGCTACCGCGCCCTGCAACAGGCCCACCATCCGGACAAACTGCGGAGGCAGACAGAAAGCGCCCGCCGGAAAAGCACAGAACGGGCTGCTGAAATCAATCTGGCCTATGAAAAACTCAACTGGGCAAAAGACCCTAATTTATTTCTTCTGCATAAAGAACGCTATCTAAAGGCCCCGCGGCGAGAAGAGAAAAAACTCCGGGACATGCAGACTGTTTTGGAAACGGTCATAGACAAACAAAGAGAAATGGCCGATAGTTTCTGGCAATATCTCGGATATAGTGAAGAACAGGCCGCACGCTCAAGCGCATCTATGACACGCCCAAGCGCATCTTCGACCCGAAGTGATGCCTGCTCATGCCTTAAGATGCCTGCAAGTATCACTCTCGGCATCATTGATGTAGCTATGAGACAAAACGTGCGTTCAGAAGGCTGGGCGACTGGATTAGGGTATAAGGAAATAAGATTTGATGAAAACAGCCAGATGTATTACCGGCTTTCCCGTCAAAGGAAGTTCACAGCGGTCAACTTTATTAAACTCATCGGGACTATTGCTAAAGACAAGATAGACATCGACGCCCTCCTGGAAAAGAGGCCGCTCAAGGGGGTCTTATACATCCAAACCCAGACGCCGGTTAAACGGAGTAAGAGCAGCAAATATCTTGAGGTCCTGAACACCATACCTATTTCCGAATTCAAATGGCATTGCCTGCCGTTTCTAAGGCCGGATATAGTCGAAGGGCGCTATCTCTTTTCCATCCACCGAAAGCCGGCTGCCATGGACAAGGTATTTCTGGAAGGTATTGTCAGCCGGATAAGCAAGACCTAG
- a CDS encoding HD domain-containing protein, translating to MADFLRLDVRSFLPPEVLGFVRRCAREGIKICVAGGTIRDVILGREVKDIDLTVSRDAPALAQNFAEIVHGAFILLDDIEKVARVVFAGYQIDFAEFRKGSRTLEEDLSLRDLTINALAVCFADDKPEAPLTLIDPVGGHADIEDRLIRFISEQGIIDDPLRMLRAYRFAATLDFKIDPASREMIRKYGALIKNTSVERIAYELNALLGARNSYPALRWMAEDGLFSTICPEIEDMRGVQQYGYHHLDVYGHSFLTLYYIEKIQANPADYFPDKYTGEIEEYLQHDAKSILLKWAALFHDIGKPKTARRCAEAWEDNGEKSTFYNHDQVGAAIFADFVRRLKWSHRHLEFVEKLIYLHMRPFHLVNVLRSGEVTPRAMGRLIRETGDELIGLFVLAMADSLAGLGPAKPDDCEALLVQLFETTLTFYKEKVKPLLTRPRLITGHDLINIFHLDPGPFFKVLMEELEDAQVEGRVNTRGEALDWVTARLRELTVNG from the coding sequence ATGGCTGATTTTTTAAGGCTTGATGTCCGGAGTTTTTTGCCGCCGGAGGTCCTGGGATTCGTGCGCAGGTGCGCACGTGAAGGGATCAAGATTTGCGTGGCGGGCGGCACTATCCGGGACGTGATTCTCGGCCGGGAGGTAAAGGATATTGATCTTACGGTTTCCAGAGATGCGCCGGCGCTGGCGCAGAATTTTGCGGAAATCGTGCACGGCGCCTTTATCCTTCTGGACGATATTGAGAAGGTGGCCCGGGTGGTCTTCGCGGGTTATCAGATAGACTTTGCGGAATTTCGCAAGGGGAGCCGGACCCTGGAGGAAGACCTAAGCCTGCGCGACCTGACCATAAATGCCCTGGCCGTTTGCTTTGCTGACGATAAGCCTGAGGCCCCTTTAACCCTTATTGATCCGGTGGGCGGGCATGCAGACATTGAAGACAGACTGATCCGTTTTATAAGCGAGCAGGGCATAATAGATGACCCTTTGCGTATGCTGAGGGCCTACCGCTTTGCCGCTACCCTTGATTTTAAAATAGATCCCGCATCCCGTGAAATGATAAGAAAATACGGGGCACTCATCAAAAATACCTCTGTAGAGCGCATAGCCTATGAATTGAACGCCCTGTTGGGTGCAAGAAATAGTTATCCCGCCTTGCGATGGATGGCTGAAGACGGGCTTTTCTCAACTATCTGTCCGGAAATAGAGGATATGCGCGGCGTACAGCAATATGGCTACCATCATCTGGATGTTTATGGCCATTCCTTTCTTACCCTTTACTATATAGAAAAAATCCAGGCTAATCCGGCCGATTATTTCCCTGATAAGTACACAGGAGAGATAGAGGAGTATCTGCAACATGATGCAAAATCTATCCTCCTTAAATGGGCGGCTCTTTTTCATGATATAGGAAAACCCAAGACGGCTCGTAGATGCGCCGAGGCGTGGGAGGATAACGGCGAAAAATCCACCTTTTACAACCACGATCAGGTCGGTGCGGCTATATTCGCCGATTTTGTCCGGAGGCTTAAATGGAGCCACAGGCACCTTGAGTTTGTGGAGAAGCTGATCTATCTCCATATGCGGCCCTTTCATCTGGTAAATGTCTTAAGGTCGGGGGAGGTGACCCCGCGGGCCATGGGACGTTTGATCCGGGAAACCGGAGATGAGCTTATTGGATTGTTCGTCCTGGCTATGGCCGATAGTCTGGCCGGCCTTGGCCCGGCCAAGCCGGATGATTGCGAGGCCTTGCTGGTGCAGCTTTTCGAGACCACGCTTACTTTCTATAAGGAGAAGGTAAAACCGCTTCTTACCCGTCCACGGCTTATAACCGGCCATGATTTGATAAACATCTTTCATCTTGACCCGGGTCCTTTTTTCAAGGTCTTGATGGAGGAACTGGAGGACGCCCAGGTCGAGGGCCGGGTAAATACGCGAGGTGAGGCATTAGACTGGGTGACGGCGCGTTTAAGGGAACTAACGGTTAATGGCTGA
- a CDS encoding TIGR01212 family radical SAM protein (This family includes YhcC from E. coli K-12, an uncharacterized radical SAM protein.): MAEDRLYNDLNHYLRGLYGCRVQKIPIDAGFTCPNRDGTKSTQGCIYCNAYGSGTGAFRQGVSISEQIRQAKSFLGRRYGAGKFIAYFQSFSNTYAPISVLKQRYEEALFYEDIVGLAVGTRPDCISDDILALLASYQEKYLVWMEYGLQSAHDRTLEFINRGHTVADFLQAVDRTKKAGLPVCVHIILGLPGETKEDMLETARLVAGLDIQGLKIHLLYVVKGSGMESLFKRGEYIPLTQQEYVDLVCDVLELMPPDVVIQRLTGDPRPEELVAPLWARDKTGTINAVRTTLKERGSFQGKYFSLI, encoded by the coding sequence ATGGCTGAAGACAGGCTCTATAACGACCTTAACCATTACCTGCGCGGCCTCTATGGATGCCGGGTACAGAAGATACCTATAGATGCCGGTTTTACGTGTCCTAACCGGGACGGCACGAAATCGACGCAAGGCTGTATTTACTGTAACGCCTATGGTTCCGGTACCGGCGCTTTCAGGCAGGGCGTGTCCATTTCCGAACAGATCAGGCAGGCCAAATCATTTCTGGGCCGGCGGTATGGGGCCGGGAAATTTATTGCCTATTTCCAGTCCTTTTCCAACACGTATGCGCCCATTTCTGTTCTCAAGCAGAGATATGAGGAAGCCCTTTTTTATGAAGACATTGTTGGCCTGGCTGTCGGCACCAGGCCGGATTGCATCAGTGACGATATCCTGGCCCTTCTTGCCTCCTATCAGGAGAAGTATCTGGTATGGATGGAATATGGCCTTCAATCCGCCCATGACCGGACCCTTGAGTTTATCAATCGGGGGCATACGGTAGCCGATTTTTTGCAGGCCGTGGATAGGACGAAGAAGGCGGGACTTCCTGTTTGCGTGCACATTATCCTGGGGTTGCCGGGAGAGACAAAAGAGGATATGCTTGAAACAGCGCGGCTGGTCGCAGGGCTGGACATCCAGGGGTTAAAAATCCACCTCCTCTACGTGGTCAAAGGGAGCGGGATGGAAAGTCTTTTTAAAAGAGGCGAATATATCCCCCTTACGCAGCAGGAATATGTGGACCTGGTCTGCGATGTCCTGGAATTGATGCCCCCGGATGTGGTTATTCAGCGTTTAACCGGCGATCCCAGGCCAGAGGAATTAGTAGCGCCGCTCTGGGCCAGGGATAAGACGGGTACGATTAATGCCGTAAGAACTACTCTCAAGGAAAGGGGCAGCTTTCAGGGCAAATACTTTAGCCTGATTTGA